From the genome of Labedella gwakjiensis:
GGGGCACCCGCACACGAACATGGCGAAGGCCGCCGTCAACATGCTCACGCGCACGAGCGCGCAGGAGATGTTCGAAACGGACGGCATCCTCATGACGAGCGTCGACACCGGCTGGATCACCGACGAGCGCCCGCACCCCACGAAGATCCGGCTCGCGGAGGAGGGCTTCCACGCGCCGCTCGACCTCGTCGATGGCGCCGCCCGCGTCTACGACCCTGTCGTGCGCGGCGAGGCGGGCGAGGACGTCTTCGGCGTCTTCCTCAAGGACTACAAGCCGAGCGCATGGTGATCATCCCGACGCCGGGAACCCGCGTCGTCGTGCGCTACCTGCTGCCGAGCGGTCAGGCGACGGACGCTCTCGGCGTGCTCGTGAGTGCTGACGAGACGACGCTCGTCGTCGACGGGAAGCGCGGCCTCGAGACCATCGCCGTGGACACGGTGATCGCCGCGAAGCCGGTGCCGCCGCCGCCCGCGCCGCGACCACGTCGGTTCTGAGCTCGCGCCGGAGGAGTCAGTCGGCCGTCGGAGTGTCGGCGGGTTCCTGCAGTGCGCTGTAGAGAGCGGGCCGACGATCCGACAGCACGTCGTTGTAGGGACCGATGCGCGTGCGGGTGGGGGAGATCGAGAGGGTCGCGTCGACGCGGCCCCGGTCGTCCTTCGATCCGGCGGGCCAGCCGTCGCTCGGGATCACCGAGGTGCCCTCCGTCCACACGTGGCCGCGTTCCTCTCCCGAGCGGTCGCAGCACACGATCGCGACCGCGGAAGCGCGTGCCGCCGCCATGGCCTGCACGACCTCGGGTGCCCGCTCGCCGTCCGGCCGCGGGACGAGCGGCCAGTTCGTCGGGACGGCGATGATCTCGGCGCCGGAGACGGCGAGCCCGCGGGGCATCTCGGGGAACTCCAGGTCGTAGCAGATCACGGTACCGAGGCGCCCGACGGGCGTCTCCACCACGCGGGGCGGCTCGTCGCCGGGGGTGAAGATCTCGGCCTCCGCGTCCCACAGGTGCGTCTTCCGATAAACGGCGAGGAGGCCCGTCGCGGCGAGCATGGCTGCACTGTTGAAGATCCGGTCTCCGTCCGACTCGGAGAAGCCGACGACGACCACCGACCCGGCGGGGAGCAGCGCCGCCCAGCGCTCGAAGACCGCATCGTCGGCGTCGATCGACACTCGACGGGCCTCGTCGCGATCCTCGAGGTAGTAACCGCTCGTCGCGAGCTCGGGCAGCACGAGCAGCTCGATCCCGTCGTCGACCGCCGAGCGGATCGCCGCATCGATGAGGCCGACGTTGTGGGCGAGGTCGCCCACGCGCGGCGCGAGCTCGTGAGCGCGGACGCGGACGTCGCGCCCGTCCTGCGGGGCGATCGTGCCGGAGTCGGTCATGGCCAGAGCTTATCCGCGAGTCCTACTGAACCCAGGTGTCGAGGCGCATGGTGGCGGTGGCGCTGTGCGCCGCCATCCCCTCGGAGTCGGAGATGACCTGCACGGCCGGGGCGAGCGACGGTGTCGCTTCGCGCGAGATGCGCTGGTACGTGAGCGGCTTGAGGAAGCGGGACACGGACAGGCCGGCACTGTGCTTCGCTCCGCCGGCGGTCGGCAGCACGTGGTTCGTGCCGGCCATTCCCTTGTCGGAGTAGGCGACGGTGCTCCACGGGCCGATGAAGATCGAGCCGTAGTTGCGGAGCTCGCGGTGGTAGAACTCGTCGTCGGCGGTCTGGATCTCGAGGTGCTCCGGGGCGAGGTCGTCCATGAGGGTGACCGCCGTGGCCTTATCGGCCGCGACGGTGATCGAGCCGTAGTCGCGCCAGGCCGGCCCGGCGATGGGCTCCGTGGCGAGCGTCTCGAGCTGGCGGTCGACGGCGGCGGCGACCGCCCGGCCGAACGCGTCGGAGGTCGTGACGAGGGCGGCGGGGGAGTTGGGGCCATGCTCGGCCTGGCCGAGAAGGTCGGCCGCCACGATCTCGGGATCGGCGGTCTCGTCGGCGATCACGGCCACCTCGGACGGGCCCGCGAGCAGGTCGATCGCGGCGACGCCGAAGAGCTGCCGCTTCGCCTCGGCGACGTAGGCGTTGCCGGCTCCGACGAGCATGTCGACGGGGAGCTCGCCGAGCAGACCGAACGCCATCGCGGCGAGCGCCTGCACCCCGCCGAGCACGAACACGCGATCGACGCCGGACAGGTGTGCGGCGTAGACGACGGCGTCGTTCGCGCCGCCGCCGGGCTGCGGGGGAGTGCACGCGATCACGGTGGGCACGCCCGCGGCCTTCGCGACGCCGACGGTCATGAAGGCGCTGGCCGTGAGCGGGAAGCGGCCGGCGGGGAGGTACGCGCCGACCCGCCCGACGGGGATGTAGCGCGCCCCGGTGACAAGCCCGGGGACGAGCTCGACCTCGAAGTCGTTCAGGTGCGCGCGCTGCTCGGCGGCGAATGCGAGAGTGCGCTCGGAGCCGAGCTCGATGGCCTCGCGCAGGGCCGGGTCGAGGCGGTCGCCGCTCGACGCGATCTCCGCGGCGGTGAGCTCGAATCGGCCGCCGTCCGAACCGTCGAGGGTGCGAGCGTACTCGGCCACGGCATCCATTCCGCGGGTCTCGATAGCGCGCAGCATCGTCGACACCGTCTCGATGACCGCGGGATCGCGTTGCGCGGCCGGAGCGGTGACGCCCGGCTCCTTGAGGTGGTGAAAGGAGCCGTCGAGGGATGCGAGAACGGAGGGCGTGAAGATCATGGGGCGAGCCTACGGAGGACACTCGTGGGCGACAAGGCCGATGCTTCCGATCGCAACCATAGGATGAGGCTATGACGATCACGCAGCTCCGGGCGTTCCTCCTCGCCGCGACGCTCGGCACGTTCACCGCAGCAGCGACGGCGCTCGGCACCACTCAGCCGACCGTCTCGGAGCTCGTGCGCAAGCTCGAACTCGAGGCGGGGCTCGACCTCTTCGTGAGGACGGGCCGTCGGCTCGTGCTCACCGCCGCCGGCCGAGAGCTGCTCGCTTGGGCGCAACGCGTCGTCGACGGCGTGGACGGGGCGGCCCAATCGCTCGGCGCGCTCAAGGGCCTCACCGGCGGCGTCGCGTCGTTCGGCGTTCTGCGGAACGCGTCCTACTACTTCCTCTCGGACCTGGCCGAGCGGTTCCACCACGAGCACCCGGGTGTGCGACTCCGCCTCGTCGGCCAGAACTCGTTCGAGGTCGCCGAGGGTGTGCGATCCGGCGAGCTCGAGGCCGGTCTCGCCATGCTCCCCATCCCGGACGAGGGGTTGGCGGTGACCCCGCTGCTCCGCGACGAGGTCCTCTGGGTGAGCGCCGACCCGGCACGGACATCGGAGCCGATGCAGATCGAGGCGATCCCGGCGGCCCCGCTCATCCTCTACGACGCCCACTACGGGTCCCACGACCCCACGAGGCGCCAGCTGGCCGACCGCGCCCAACTGCAGGGGGTGCGCCTCGATCCGCTCATCGAGGTGGAGAACGTGGACGCGGCGCTCGCGCTCGTCGCCCGCGGCATCGGGGACACCCTGGTCTCGCGGTCGATCGTGTCGAGCGACGCGTTCCCGGACGGGCTCCACGTGGCGCCGTTCGCCGAACCGCTCTTCGACACGATGGCGCTCCTCGTCCGGGAGAACGCCGCTCTCTCGCCCGTCACCGCCGAACTGGTGCGGATGGCGACGGCGATGGTGCTCGTTCCGCGGGAGGGTGTCGAGCTCATCTGAGCGGCGTCCGTCGGGTGGTATCGGCGAAGGCTATGGCAAGCAATGGAAAACATAGTCTTGTGCGATATGGACGGGCCGCAATAACGTCGGGCAACCGACCTGTCGCTCCCGAGGAGAACAATGAACCCGACCCCGACGGCCACCTCCGAGCCGGGAATCACCCCGACGGAGACCATCGAAACGCGCTCGATCAACTGGGTCCCACTCGACGAGCGCAGCGGCAAGCCGTGGTCGCTCTTCCCCCTGTGGTTCATGTCGAACGCCAACGTCACGACGCTCGCGACGGGTATGCTCGGCGCCGCCCTCGGGGCGTCGCTCCTCACCTCGCTCCTCGCGATCGTGCTCGGTGTCGCCGTCGGAACGATCTTCACCGCGTTCCACTCGGCGCAAGGCCCCCAGCTCGGCCTGCCGCAGATGATCCAGTCGCGCGCCCAGTTCGGTTACCGCGGCGTCATCCTCATCTGCGCGATCGTCGTCTTCAGCCTCGTCGGCTTCAACATGTTCAACCAGATGCTCGCCGCCGACGTCCTCACGATGACGACCGGCCTCGACGCGAATCCACTCTGGTACGTCCTCGTCTCGGGACTCGCCGTTCTCCTCGCGATCTTCGGCTACCACTGGATCCACAAGACGCAGAAGTGGCTCACGCTGCTCTTCCTCGTGACGTTCGGCGTGTTCACCGTCGCCGCGCTGGTCGTGGTACCTCTCGACCCGTCGCAGTTCACGTTCGAGGGCTTCACGTGGGTCGCGTTCCTGGTGCAGTTCGGCGGCGCGGCGGCCTACGCCCTCGGCTGGGCTCCCTACGTCTCCGACTACTCGCGCTATCTGCCGCCGCAGACGAGCCCGGCACGGGCGCTCTGGTACACATACGGCGGCGTCTTCGTCGGCGCCGTGTGGCTCATGGCACTCGGCGCCCTCGTGGCCGCGGCCTTCTCCGGCGCCTCCCCGCTCGAGGGCGTGCGTGACGCCGCCGACCTGATCCTCCCGGGTGCCGGCCTCTGGCTGCTCGTCGCCGCGCTCCCCGGCCTGATCAGCGTCATCACGATCAACATCTATGCGGCATCGCTCGAGCTCATCACGATCCTCGATTCGATCAAGGCCGTGCGCCCCACCCGGGCACTGCGCGTGGTCGGCTGCCTCGTGATCGCCACGGCCGCCGTGATCGGCTCGCTCGTGAGCACAGGCGAGTTCCTCGCCAACTTCGGCAGCTTCCTCGTGATCCTGCTCTACGTGCTCGTACCGTGGACCTCCGTGAACCTCGTGGACTACTACCTCGTTCGTCGCGGCCGCTACGCGGTGAAGGAGATCTTCAACCCGTCAGGCGTGTACGGCGCGTGGGGTTGGCGCGGGCTCGTGGCCTACGGGATCGGCATCGTCGCGATGATCCCCTTCGTCGTGACCGTGTGGTTCACCGGGCCGGTCGCCACCGCTCTCGGCGGTGCGGACATCGCCCTGTTCGTCGGCCTCATCGTGTCGGGTGTCGCCTACGTGATCCTCGGGCGCGGAATCGACGTCGCCGCGGAGGAGCGGGCTGCCGCGGCCGACCGCGAGTCGTCCGGCGAGCACGCCGTGCGCTTCGGACGTTAGCTCCGGTCGATCGCCTGCTGGGAGCTGAACAGCAGTCCGTTCACGAGCAGATCGATCCCGAAGGAGAACTCGGTCGTCGGTGTCGAGGCATCCGCCTCGATGCCGTCGGCCGGCTCCGGGCGCGCGCCGAGGCTGTCGTACTGCATCCGCTGCTGCTCGTGGAAGACGTGGCCGAGCACGAAGTGCAGCATCGCGGTCGCAGCCTGATCGACGGTGCTGTCGTCGAAGTCGCCGCCCGCGATCGCCGAGGCGAGGCGGTCGTGGGCCACGGTGGAGCCGAGACCCATCGCGAGGGTGCTCGACACCACCTCGGCGCCGTCGCGGTAGGTCAGGAGGGCGTCGCGCAGGGCCGCGGCCTCCGTCGCGACCCGCGCCGTCCACTCCTCGTCGGTCCGATCGGGGGAGCGGCGCGACACGATCCGGTCGGACAGCTCGGCGAGCATGCTCTGCTTGTTGGGGAAGTGCCAGTAGAGGGCGCTCGGCTGCACGCCGAGCGCCGAGGCGAGGCGCCGCATCGTGAGGTCGGGGAGGCCGTGCTCGTCCAGGATGTGGAGAGCTGCCCGCACGACGTCGTCTCGCGAGTGACCTCGGCTGCGTGCGGGTGTCGTCATGTGCACCACTATAGTGAACGGTGTTCTAGTGAACACTGTTCAGGTACCTGCTCATGAGGAGATCTCCGTGACCGAAACCGCACTCGGATCGTCGACCACACCGTCCCGCTTCCGTACACCCGACGCGACGGATCTCGCCCGCGTCGCCGTGTTCGCGGCCATCGTCGTCGTGCTCGGCCTGCCGGGAGGCTTCACGGTGTTCGGCGGCGTTCCGATCACGGCTCAGACCCTCGGCGTCATGCTCGCCGGCGCCGTCCTGGGCCCGTGGCTCGGCGCGCTCTCGATGGGCGTCGTGCTCATCCTCACCGCGGCGGGCCTGCCGCTCCTGGCCGGAGGCCGCGGCGGCATCGGGGTGTTCCTCGGGCCCTCCGCCGGTTACGCGCTCGGCTTCGTGCTCGGGGCGATCGTGATCGGACTCATCGTGCACGCCGGCGGACGGAAGCCCGTGATCTGGAGGACCGCCATCGGCATGGTGGTGGGCGGCATCGTCGCGATCTACGCTCTCGGCATCCCCATCCAGAGCCTCGTGACGGGGCTGCCTCTCGGGGAGACCGCCCTGACGAGCCTGGTCTTCGTCCCGGGCGACCTCATCAAGGCCGCGATCGCGACCATCGTCGTCTCGACGCTCCTGCGCGCCTACCCGCGGGCGTTCCGCCGGGTCTGGGCGCCGAAGCGTGCCGAGAGCGACACCCTGCCTCTGCCGTGATCGTCCTCGTCCGCGACGACACGGAGGACCTGCTGGGCCGGCTCCGCGCGATCCGGGAGGCGGGAGACGTGCCGCTCGTGGACGACTCCCGCTGGTCGCCGGATCACCGCACCGCCATTGCCGCCCTGGCGACGGAGTCGGAGGTGCCGGGGGACGTCGCTTGGGCGTCCGTGACGTCGGGGAGCAGCGGACGTCCCCGCGTCGTGCTGCGCACCGCGGCGTCGTGGGAGGACTCGTTCGAGACCGTAGCCGAGTTGCTCGGCGCCGGGGCGGGCGGCCGTGTGGCGCTCCCCGCGCCACCGACGGCGTCGCTGACCCTGTTCTCCCTCGCCCACGCGTTGGGCGGTGGCCCGGCCCCGATCCTCGGAGCGGTCGCCGACTCGACCGCGACGAGCGTGCACGGCACCCCGCAGGCGTTGCGAGCCGTGCTCGACGCGGGCGTGCCGGATTCGTTGCGAGCAGCCCTCGTCGGCGGCTCGCACCTCGACCCCGGTCTACGGGATCGGGCCGAGGCGGCGGGGATCCGGGTGACCGCGTACTACGGCGCGGCCGAGCTGTCCTTCGTCGCGATCGACGCGGGCGACGGACTGACGGCGTTCCCCGGCGTGGAGCTCGACATCCGTGACGGCGTGCTCTGGGTGCGCTCACCGTTCGTCGCGACCGGGTATCTGGGCGCTCCCGGTCCGTTGCGCCAGGAGCACGGCTGGGCGACCGTGGGCGATCGGGCCGAGCTCGTCGACGGCCGACTGCGGCTCCTCGGGCGTGGGGACGACGCGATCCTGAGCGCGTCCGCCACGATCGTGCCGGAGGAGGTCGAGGCGGTCCTGCGCGGGATCCCCGGCGTCCGCGACGCCGTCGTGTTCGGGCTGCCCCGCGAGCCGGTGGGTGCGCTCGTGGCGGCGTTCCTCGAGCTCGACGGCGATGTGCCCGGCGACCTCCGCCGGCGTGTGGAGGCGCAGCTCGCGCCCGCGCACCGGCCGCGGCAGTGGTTCACTGGGGTGGTACCGCGTTCCGCGTCCGGAAAGCCGGCGCGCGCCGAAGCGGTACGCCGAGTGCTTGCAGGGGAGGTCCGCCGCGTTGCCATCTGATCGAGATCCCGTGATCGTCGCCGCGCGGCGCACGCCGATCGGCACCCGCGGACGCGCCCTCGCCGGGCTCGACGTCGGACGGCTGAGTGCGGCCGTCATCCGGGCGGCGCTCGGCGACGCCGAATCCGTCACCGGATCAGGGATCGATGTCGCCGACGTGCTGCTCGGGAACTGCATGGGGCCCGGCGGCAATCCGGCGCGGATCGCGGCGCTGGCCGCCGGGCTCGGCACCCACGTTCCGGGCGCCACCGTCGATCGGCAGTGCGGAAGCGGGCTCGCCGCCGTGCTCGACGCCGTCGCCGCGATCCGCGCCGGCGACGAGCGGATCCGCGTGGCGGGCGGAGTCGAGAGCGCCTCCACGGCGCCCGTGCGGAGCGTCGACGGCGTGCCGTACGAGCGCGCCCCGTTCGCTCCCGACGGGTTCCCCGACCCCGACATGACCAGGGCAGCGGAGGATCTCGCCGCCCACGACGGTATCGGCCGAGACCGGCAGGACGCGCACGCCGCACGCAGTCACGTGCGTGCCCGCGCCGCGCTCGAGGCCGGACGATTCGATGCCGAGCTCGTTCCCGTGGCGGGACTCCGGTCGGACGATGCGATCGGTGGTGCGGAGGGGCTGCTCCACCGCCTCCCGCCGCTGTTCCCGGGCGGCACGCTCACCGCGGGCACCTCGACGCGTATCGGGGACGGGGCCGCGGCTCTCGTCGTCGGCCCGGCCGGGACGGGACCGGGACTCGCCGTGCGTGCATCGGCCGTCGTCGGCTGCGATCCCGCCCTCCCCGGCATCGGCGCCGCTCCCGCGATCGAGGCGGCCCTGCGGTCGGCGGGTGTGACGACCACCGACGTGGCCGCGTTCGAGATCGTCGAAGCCTTCGCCGCACAGAGCCTCGCCGTGCTCGACCGGATCGGAGTCGACGACGACGACCCGCGCGTGTGCGCCGACGGCGGTGCCCTCGCGATCGGGCACCCGTGGGGCGCGAGCGGTGCGGTGGCCGTGGTGCGTCTGTTCAGTCGGCTCGTGCGAGCCGACGCTCCCGCGGGAACCCTCGGAGTCGCCGCCGCCTCGGTCGGCGGCGGCATGGGGATCGCCGCCGTCGTGGAGGTGGTGAGTTGACGATCCGGCTCGAATCCGTGAACGTGCGCCTCGGCGACGTCGACGTGCTGCGCGAGGTCTCCACGGACCTCGACGCCCGCACGGTGGCCGTCATCGGGGAGAACGGATCCGGGAAGTCCACCTTCGCGCGTCTCCTCGGAGGGCTCGTGAAGCGCACCTCCGGTTCCCTCAGCGTGCTCGGCCTGGACCCCGACCGGCGGGCGGCGGAGCTGCGGCGTCGCGTCGCCATCGTGTTCAGCAACCCCGACGCGCAGATCATCATGCCCACCGTGGCCGAGGACGTGGCCTTCTCCCTGCGCGGCGAGAAGCTCTCGCGCGCCGAACGCGCCGAGCGTGTGGACGCCGCCCTCGTCCGATTCGGGCTCTCCGAGCTCGCGGCGCGGTCGTCGCACGACCTCTCCGGGGGTCAGAAGCAGCTCCTCGCCCTGTGCGGGGCGTTCGTGCGGCGGCCCGAGCTCGTCATCGCGGACGAGCCGACCGCCTACCTGGATGCGCGGAACGCGCGCCGCATCGCCGACCACCTCTTCGAGGAATCCGGACACCGGCTGGTCCTCGTGACGCACGATCTCGGCCTCGCCGCGCGGTGCGACGCCGCCGTGCTCTTCGACGCTGGGCGGATCGCAGTGGTCGGCGAGCCCGCCGCCGTCATCGCCGAGTACGAGACGCTCTTGCGATGCTGACCCTCTACCGCCCCGGCACGGGGTGGCTCCACCGCATGCCGGCCGGCCCCAAAGCGGTGATGCTGCTCGCGCTCACGCTCGGCGTCTTCCTGCTTCCGCCGGTGTGGTGGTCGGCGGTCGTGGCCGCGGCTGTGGCCGTCGTCGCCTACGCCGTCGCCCAGCTGCGGGACGGAGCGCTCGGCATGCGCGACCTCGGCCGGCAGCTCTTCGGGTTGCGCTGGATCCTCGTCGTCATGCTCGCGAGTCAGCTGCTCTTCCTCGGACCCGAACCGGCCGTGGCGAATGCGACGCGGGTGACCTCAGGCCTCCTGCTCGCCGCGCTCCTCACCCTCACGACTCCGACGACGGCGTTGCTCGATGCCGTCGAACGGGGACTCGCCCCGCTCCGGCACCTCCGCATCGACCCGCAGCGCATCGCGCTGCTGCTGACGATCACGCTCGGCACCGTTCCCGTCCTCGCCCGGATCGCGAACGAGGTGCGCGCGGCCCAGAAGGCCCGCGGCGCCCGCGCGAACCTCCGCACGTTCGTCGTGCCGTTCCTCGTCATCTCGCTCAAGCACGCCGACGAGCTCGGCGAGGCTCTCGCGTCCCGCGGCGTCCGCTGAGTCGCCTCGTCAGCGCCCGTGCGCCCGGCTTGGGATCTGCGTCGCGAGCTTGCCTCCCGACACGTCGAGCAGCGTCCCGGTGATGTAGCCCGCCTGGTCGCTCGCGAGGAAGAGGAGCAGGTTCGCGACGTCGTCCGGCGTCTCCCAGCGGCGCAGCGAGAGGGTGTCGAGGAGCCGGTCCTGCGCGTCCTCCGGCATCTCGGCGAAGCCGTTCATCGCGGTGGGCACCATGCCGGGTGCGTAGGCGTTCACGGTGATGTCCCACGGGCCCAGCTCGGAGGCGAGGACGCGCGTGAACTGCACGACGGCGGCCTTCGATGCGGCGTAGGCGGCGCTGCCCACGCTCGGGACGATCGCGGCGAACGACGCTGCGTTGAGGATGCGCCCGCGCCCCGCCCTCTGCATCACGGGCGCGACGGCCCGGCTCATGAGGAAGACGCCGCCCACGTTGACGTCCATGCATTTCCGCCAGCCGTCCCACGTGAGATCGGCGACCGAGCCCTCGACGTTGATGCCGGCGTTGTTGACGAGCACATCGATCGTGCCGTGACGTTCCACGATCGTCTCGACGGCGTGCGCGACGGAGGCGGGCTCGGTCACATCGCACGCGATCGCGTCGATGTCCGCGCGGTCGCCCTCGGAGGGTTCGGGCGTGGTGAGGTCGAGGGAGACGACACGGGCGCCGTCATCGGCGAACCGCTCGGCGATCCGCCGGCCGATCCCGCGGCCCGCTCCGGTGACGACGACCACGCGGTCGGTCAGGTCGAGATGCATCGCTGGCTCCTCTGCTCCGGCCGCCGATCGTGGGCGACGACGTCTCCTGCGCATACTAGTCAGGAGCCGTCGGAGCGCAGTCGGCATGGACGGTCGAGGAGGACTGAATGGGCGAGCGCGTGCTGTGGATCACGGGTGGCGGAAGCGGCATGGGGGCGGCGTCGGCCCGCGCCGCCGCGGGCTCGGGCTGGACGGTCGTCGTGAGCGGACGGCGCGAGGCCGAGCTCGAGACAGTGGTCGCGGGGATCCGTGATGCGGGTGGACGGGCGACCGCGCTGCCTCTCGACGTGCGCGACGGTGGCGCCGTGCGGACCGCGGTCGACACGATCGTGGCGACGCGCGGGCGGCTCGACGGCGTCGTGCTGTCCGCCGGACTCAACGCGCCGAAGCGGCGATGGGACGACCAGAGCATGGACGACTTCCGGGCGATCGTCGACACGAACCTGACCGCGGCCGTGAGCGTCGTGGACGCGGCGCTGCCCGCGTTGCGGCGGGACGGGGGAGTCGCCGTCGCGATCTCGTCGTACGCCGGGTGGTCGTACCAGCCGCGCGCTGGCGTGGCCTACTCGGCGAGCAAGACGGCGCTCGGTTCCGTGGTCCGCGCCCTCAACGACCAGGAGGAGGCGCACGGCGTGCGGGCGTGCCACCTGTGCCCGGGCGACGTGGCCACGGATTTCCTCGACCAGCGGCCCGAGGTGCCGGATGCGGAGGCCCGCGCGGCGATGCTCACGCCGGCCGACATCGGCGAGGCGGTGCGCTTCGTGCTCGACTCGCCGCCCCACGTGCGGATCGACGAACTCGTCATCTCCCCCGTGCGCCGCGGCTGAACGGCCGCCGCCCCGCTAGGACCGGAGGGTCGCGAGGGACTCGCGTTCGATCAGGGGCATCGGCACGAGCTCGTGGCCGAGGGCGTGCTCGCCGAGGATCATGGACGCGCCGAGGGCGCCGATCTCCGAGTAGGGGAGTCGTGCCGTCGTCAGGCCCGGGCGCTGGAAGCCCGCGAGGATCTCGTCGTCGAAGGAGATGACGGATACGTCGTCAGGGATGCGTCGACCGAGCTCCCCGAGCACCTGGTAGGCGCCGAGGGCGACGCCGTCGTTCGCCGTGAGGATCGCCGTGACATCCGGGTGCCGCGCCATGAGCTGCTTCGTGGCCTCGTAGCCGGGCCCCGGCTCCCACTCGGGGATGTCGACGCGCGCAGGCTCGATCCCCGCCTCGGCGAAGGCCTCGGCGATCCCGGCGAATCGCAGCCCGATCGTGGCGCTGCGGCGCAGGTCGGAGACGGCTTCGGGAGGCAGATCGCCGACGAGGCCGATGTGCCGATGGCCGGCATCGACGAGCCGCTTCGCGACCGCATACCCGGCGGCGTGCTCGTCGGGGAGGACGCTGGGATGGTCGGACGACGACCGGCCGTTGAGCACCACGACGGGCACGTTCGTGGACGACCCCGGCAGGTCGATGAGGCGCGCACCCAGGAGGCCGATGAGGATGCCGTCCACCCGGTGATCGATCATCGTCTCGAAGGCCTTCGCGAGTTCGCCCTCTCCGCCCCCGGTCTCGCTGATGAGCACCGTGTGGTCGTGAGCCTTCGCGACCTCGAGTGCCCCTCCGATGAGGCCTGACGCGTGGCGGGTGAGTGTGACCTCGTCCGAGATGAAGCCGATCGTGCGCGTCGTCCCGCGGAAGAGGGTGCGTGCCGCGGGATTGGGGCGGTAGTCGAGCTCCACGGCTGCGGCGCGGACCCGTTCGACGGCATCGGCCGACAACCGTGATCCCGGCCGGTCGTTCATGATCATGCTGGCGGC
Proteins encoded in this window:
- a CDS encoding energy-coupling factor transporter transmembrane component T, which produces MLTLYRPGTGWLHRMPAGPKAVMLLALTLGVFLLPPVWWSAVVAAAVAVVAYAVAQLRDGALGMRDLGRQLFGLRWILVVMLASQLLFLGPEPAVANATRVTSGLLLAALLTLTTPTTALLDAVERGLAPLRHLRIDPQRIALLLTITLGTVPVLARIANEVRAAQKARGARANLRTFVVPFLVISLKHADELGEALASRGVR
- a CDS encoding SDR family oxidoreductase, translated to MGERVLWITGGGSGMGAASARAAAGSGWTVVVSGRREAELETVVAGIRDAGGRATALPLDVRDGGAVRTAVDTIVATRGRLDGVVLSAGLNAPKRRWDDQSMDDFRAIVDTNLTAAVSVVDAALPALRRDGGVAVAISSYAGWSYQPRAGVAYSASKTALGSVVRALNDQEEAHGVRACHLCPGDVATDFLDQRPEVPDAEARAAMLTPADIGEAVRFVLDSPPHVRIDELVISPVRRG
- a CDS encoding LacI family DNA-binding transcriptional regulator, whose amino-acid sequence is MSKQSRRTTLADVAQRAGVSKSAASMIMNDRPGSRLSADAVERVRAAAVELDYRPNPAARTLFRGTTRTIGFISDEVTLTRHASGLIGGALEVAKAHDHTVLISETGGGEGELAKAFETMIDHRVDGILIGLLGARLIDLPGSSTNVPVVVLNGRSSSDHPSVLPDEHAAGYAVAKRLVDAGHRHIGLVGDLPPEAVSDLRRSATIGLRFAGIAEAFAEAGIEPARVDIPEWEPGPGYEATKQLMARHPDVTAILTANDGVALGAYQVLGELGRRIPDDVSVISFDDEILAGFQRPGLTTARLPYSEIGALGASMILGEHALGHELVPMPLIERESLATLRS
- a CDS encoding energy-coupling factor ABC transporter ATP-binding protein, with the protein product MTIRLESVNVRLGDVDVLREVSTDLDARTVAVIGENGSGKSTFARLLGGLVKRTSGSLSVLGLDPDRRAAELRRRVAIVFSNPDAQIIMPTVAEDVAFSLRGEKLSRAERAERVDAALVRFGLSELAARSSHDLSGGQKQLLALCGAFVRRPELVIADEPTAYLDARNARRIADHLFEESGHRLVLVTHDLGLAARCDAAVLFDAGRIAVVGEPAAVIAEYETLLRC
- a CDS encoding SDR family NAD(P)-dependent oxidoreductase; its protein translation is MHLDLTDRVVVVTGAGRGIGRRIAERFADDGARVVSLDLTTPEPSEGDRADIDAIACDVTEPASVAHAVETIVERHGTIDVLVNNAGINVEGSVADLTWDGWRKCMDVNVGGVFLMSRAVAPVMQRAGRGRILNAASFAAIVPSVGSAAYAASKAAVVQFTRVLASELGPWDITVNAYAPGMVPTAMNGFAEMPEDAQDRLLDTLSLRRWETPDDVANLLLFLASDQAGYITGTLLDVSGGKLATQIPSRAHGR